The following proteins come from a genomic window of Fontisubflavum oceani:
- a CDS encoding DUF427 domain-containing protein produces MAEHITIRNAPGKWVVRADGAVIGETDRALELTEGSYAPVIYFPRDDIGMAFLEQTAKSSHCPHKGDATYFTISTTGEELTNAAWSYEAPKAGVEQIQDHLAFFTDRVAIEQL; encoded by the coding sequence ATGGCTGAGCATATTACAATTCGCAACGCGCCCGGAAAATGGGTGGTGCGCGCCGATGGCGCCGTGATTGGCGAGACGGACCGCGCGTTGGAGCTTACCGAGGGCAGCTATGCGCCGGTGATTTACTTCCCGCGCGACGATATCGGCATGGCGTTCCTGGAACAAACAGCGAAGAGCAGTCATTGTCCGCATAAAGGCGATGCAACCTACTTCACCATCTCGACCACGGGCGAAGAACTCACGAATGCGGCTTGGAGCTATGAGGCGCCGAAGGCTGGCGTCGAACAGATCCAAGATCATCTTGCGTTCTTCACTGATCGGGTCGCCATCGAACAGCTCTGA
- a CDS encoding SgcJ/EcaC family oxidoreductase codes for MTTLPQTPEDIPNAFAAAWMARDAKVLAALFAEDADFVNVVGIWWEDRTAIEEAHNYGLRTFFSKSRLAIGRVKTRRVTADVAIVHARMRLTGQRAPDGSEAAGRSTILSFAAYHTDRGWQIVSAQNTDIVPGVETQLNTGVDLTPVDYRSR; via the coding sequence ATGACGACCCTGCCTCAAACACCGGAAGATATCCCCAATGCCTTTGCCGCCGCTTGGATGGCGCGCGATGCTAAGGTGCTCGCCGCACTTTTTGCCGAGGACGCGGACTTCGTAAATGTGGTGGGAATCTGGTGGGAGGATCGGACGGCCATCGAAGAGGCACATAACTATGGGTTGCGAACGTTCTTTTCCAAATCTCGCCTCGCAATCGGCCGGGTCAAAACGCGTCGTGTCACGGCGGATGTCGCAATAGTCCACGCCAGAATGCGTCTCACCGGCCAACGCGCGCCAGACGGTTCCGAAGCAGCAGGACGAAGCACAATCCTGTCATTTGCCGCCTATCACACAGATCGCGGCTGGCAGATCGTCTCGGCGCAGAACACCGACATCGTGCCCGGCGTCGAAACACAACTGAACACGGGCGTAGATCTGACGCCCGTGGATTACCGCAGCCGGTAA
- a CDS encoding aminopeptidase P family protein has product MFQSFTATTRPDQGPPRLAALRAEMLKAEVDGFLVPRADAHQGEYVAARDERLPWLTGFTGSAGFCAVLPEIAGVFVDGRYRLQVKTQTDTDHFTPVDWPETKLEDWLIAELPGGGTIGYDPWLHTTAEITRLEKALALHQITLRPIDNLIDAIWADQPDRPDGAALAYSAELTGKTSGEKRAEIAALLQEAGEAAAVLTLPDSIAWLLNIRGADLAHLPVVQAFAVIDTGGHVTLFSDRTKFAGLGPDPDITLRDWSDFEADLAALSGPVRVDRATAPHQVRQVLDAASIEVSDGADPCLLPKARKTAAEIAATTQAHLRDGAAMARFLHWFDETAPAGGLTEIDCAKALEGFRADTGALKDISFDTISGAGPNGAIVHYRVTEETNAPLLPGQLFLIDSGAQYEDGTTDITRTLPVGDVGPEERTAFTQVLRGMIAIHLARFPKGLTGRDLDPLARAPLWAAGRDYDHGTGHGVGVYLSVHEGPQRLSRASDVALQPGMILSNEPGYYREGAFGIRIENLVVVTEAETPQGGDAHREMFCFNTLTYVPIDRRLIDRDQLSPLELGWLNTYHKEVARRISPLLEGPVVEWLARATAPL; this is encoded by the coding sequence ATGTTTCAAAGCTTCACCGCCACCACCCGGCCCGATCAGGGCCCACCCCGCCTCGCCGCGCTTCGCGCGGAAATGCTGAAAGCCGAGGTTGATGGATTTCTGGTCCCACGCGCCGATGCGCATCAAGGTGAGTATGTTGCCGCACGGGACGAGCGCCTGCCTTGGCTGACAGGGTTCACCGGGTCCGCCGGGTTTTGCGCGGTGCTGCCGGAGATCGCTGGCGTTTTTGTCGATGGCCGCTACCGGCTGCAGGTCAAAACCCAAACGGATACGGATCACTTCACGCCGGTCGATTGGCCCGAAACCAAACTCGAAGACTGGCTGATCGCCGAGCTGCCGGGCGGCGGGACCATCGGCTATGATCCTTGGCTGCACACAACAGCCGAGATCACGCGGCTTGAGAAAGCCCTGGCACTGCATCAGATTACGCTGCGCCCAATAGACAACCTGATCGATGCCATCTGGGCGGATCAACCCGACCGTCCCGATGGCGCGGCCCTGGCCTATTCGGCGGAGCTCACGGGAAAGACATCTGGTGAGAAACGCGCCGAGATTGCCGCGCTCCTGCAAGAGGCCGGTGAGGCCGCTGCCGTTCTGACCCTGCCGGATTCCATTGCTTGGCTCCTAAACATTCGCGGCGCGGATTTGGCCCATCTGCCCGTCGTCCAGGCGTTCGCCGTGATTGATACCGGCGGGCATGTGACCCTCTTCTCCGACCGCACCAAATTTGCCGGTCTGGGTCCCGACCCCGACATCACACTCCGCGACTGGTCCGATTTCGAGGCAGATCTTGCGGCTCTGTCCGGCCCGGTGCGCGTTGACCGCGCCACTGCGCCACATCAGGTGCGCCAGGTGTTGGACGCAGCTAGCATTGAAGTCTCCGACGGTGCCGACCCCTGTCTCTTACCAAAGGCGCGCAAAACCGCCGCCGAAATCGCCGCGACAACACAGGCGCATTTGCGCGATGGCGCGGCGATGGCGCGGTTTTTGCATTGGTTCGACGAGACGGCCCCCGCGGGCGGATTGACAGAAATCGATTGCGCCAAAGCGCTGGAAGGCTTCCGGGCCGACACCGGCGCCCTCAAAGACATCAGCTTTGACACAATCTCCGGCGCCGGCCCGAATGGTGCGATTGTGCATTACCGGGTCACCGAAGAGACAAACGCGCCACTCCTGCCCGGTCAGCTTTTCCTGATCGATAGCGGCGCACAATACGAAGACGGGACCACTGACATCACCCGGACCTTGCCGGTGGGTGATGTCGGCCCCGAAGAGCGCACAGCCTTCACACAGGTCTTGCGCGGCATGATCGCGATCCATCTGGCGCGGTTTCCAAAGGGTCTCACCGGGCGCGATCTTGATCCGTTGGCCCGCGCGCCGCTTTGGGCGGCCGGACGCGACTATGATCACGGCACCGGCCATGGCGTCGGCGTCTATCTCAGCGTGCATGAAGGTCCGCAACGCCTCTCACGCGCCTCCGATGTCGCGCTGCAACCCGGCATGATCCTCTCCAATGAGCCAGGATACTACCGCGAGGGGGCCTTTGGCATTCGGATCGAGAACCTGGTGGTGGTGACCGAGGCGGAGACGCCGCAGGGCGGCGATGCACATCGTGAGATGTTCTGCTTCAACACCCTAACCTATGTGCCGATTGACCGCCGCCTGATCGACCGAGATCAGCTTTCGCCTCTGGAACTCGGCTGGCTCAACACCTATCATAAGGAAGTGGCCCGCCGGATCAGCCCGCTTCTTGAGGGACCGGTGGTCGAGTGGCTGGCGCGCGCGACCGCGCCCCTCTGA
- the cobT gene encoding cobaltochelatase subunit CobT: MSKPPADNPTEPFKKALAEATRVLADDPELSVSYSVDPPGATNDSVRLPQISRRMTRDEVLLARGTADALALRHKYHNQATANRYAPQGQMARDLMEAMETARCEAIGAREMPGTATNIDAKIGSEARRKGYGEIRQASEAPLATAAGYLIRHLATGRDLPPEAANVMELWRGFIEDRCAETLDNLDGTLADQQAFARLARQLIDDLGYGDQLGDDPDETDPEGEDEASSEEEEQPDSTGDADDDDEQDSEAAPERSQEEQQDASQAQVEMDDTGEMEEAEEQELPDGEAPLEPPPPAPHSEADPDYTVFSTEYDEEIAAEDLAEPQELERLRAYLDQQLEPLKGAVSRLANKLQRRLQAQQNRSWEFDLEEGTLDAGRLARVVANPTTPLSFKIEKDTEFRDTVVTLLLDNSGSMRGRPISIAAICADVLSRTLERCGVKVEILGFTTRAWKGGRAREDWLAAGRAQQPGRLNDLRHIIYKKADAPMRRTRDNLGLMMKEGLLKENIDGEALEWAHRRMIGRPEARKILMVISDGAPVDDSTLSVNPANYLEKHLRDVIAMVEKRRAVELLAIGIGHDVTRYYDRAVTITDVEQLAGAMTEQLASLFDADPRARARVMGMKRAS, from the coding sequence ATGAGCAAGCCACCCGCCGACAACCCCACCGAACCGTTCAAAAAGGCCCTAGCCGAGGCCACACGCGTTCTGGCCGATGACCCCGAATTGTCGGTGAGCTATTCCGTCGACCCGCCCGGCGCGACCAATGACAGTGTCCGCCTGCCGCAGATCAGCCGGCGGATGACGCGCGATGAAGTCCTGCTGGCCCGCGGCACGGCCGACGCCCTGGCGCTTCGGCACAAATACCACAACCAGGCCACCGCCAACCGCTATGCGCCACAGGGGCAGATGGCCCGCGACCTGATGGAGGCGATGGAAACCGCGCGCTGTGAGGCGATTGGCGCCCGCGAGATGCCCGGCACGGCCACCAATATCGACGCGAAAATCGGCTCTGAGGCCCGCCGCAAAGGTTATGGCGAAATCCGTCAGGCTTCGGAGGCGCCGCTTGCGACGGCCGCCGGTTATCTGATCCGCCATTTGGCCACGGGCCGCGATCTTCCGCCGGAAGCGGCCAATGTGATGGAACTCTGGCGTGGCTTCATCGAAGATCGCTGCGCAGAGACACTCGATAATCTCGATGGCACCCTCGCCGATCAACAGGCTTTCGCCCGGCTCGCTCGGCAATTGATCGATGATCTCGGCTATGGCGACCAACTCGGCGACGACCCTGACGAGACCGACCCGGAAGGCGAAGACGAAGCCAGTTCCGAAGAGGAAGAGCAGCCCGATTCCACCGGCGACGCGGATGATGACGACGAGCAAGACAGCGAAGCCGCGCCAGAGCGCAGCCAGGAAGAGCAGCAGGACGCCTCTCAAGCCCAGGTCGAAATGGACGACACCGGCGAGATGGAAGAGGCCGAAGAGCAGGAATTGCCCGATGGTGAGGCCCCGCTTGAGCCGCCCCCACCCGCGCCGCATTCCGAGGCCGACCCAGATTATACCGTCTTCTCCACCGAGTATGATGAGGAAATCGCCGCCGAAGATCTCGCCGAGCCGCAGGAGCTGGAACGCCTCCGCGCCTATCTCGACCAGCAGCTTGAACCGCTGAAAGGCGCGGTCAGCCGTTTGGCCAACAAACTTCAGCGCCGCTTGCAGGCGCAACAGAACCGGTCTTGGGAGTTCGACCTCGAAGAAGGCACGCTAGACGCTGGCCGCCTGGCCCGCGTTGTCGCCAACCCCACCACGCCGCTCAGCTTCAAGATCGAGAAGGATACGGAGTTTCGCGATACGGTGGTGACGCTCCTGCTCGACAATTCCGGCTCGATGCGGGGCCGCCCGATTTCGATCGCCGCGATCTGCGCCGATGTTCTGTCCCGCACGCTGGAGCGCTGCGGCGTGAAGGTCGAAATCCTGGGCTTCACGACCCGCGCCTGGAAAGGGGGCCGCGCCCGCGAAGATTGGCTTGCCGCCGGTCGGGCGCAACAACCGGGCCGTCTGAACGATCTCAGGCACATCATCTATAAGAAGGCCGATGCACCGATGCGTCGGACCCGGGACAATCTGGGCCTGATGATGAAAGAAGGCCTGCTGAAAGAAAACATCGATGGCGAGGCGCTGGAATGGGCGCATCGGCGGATGATTGGACGGCCCGAGGCGCGGAAAATCCTGATGGTGATCTCGGATGGCGCGCCTGTCGACGATTCAACACTGTCCGTTAACCCCGCGAATTACCTGGAAAAACACCTGCGCGATGTGATCGCCATGGTGGAAAAACGTCGCGCAGTGGAACTCCTTGCCATTGGCATCGGTCACGATGTGACACGGTATTATGACCGCGCCGTGACCATCACCGATGTCGAGCAATTGGCCGGTGCGATGACCGAACAACTCGCCAGCCTCTTCGATGCGGACCCCCGGGCCCGGGCCCGCGTCATGGGGATGAAACGGGCCAGCTGA